One Candidatus Bathyarchaeota archaeon genomic region harbors:
- a CDS encoding VWA domain-containing protein, producing the protein MQSKSSRKIAVILASILIISSLHVPYAFSQTNLTPNRTTSPTRVMEDETIRITIELEGAGDISASPVDTMMVIDKSASMAGDKIADAKTAAKALLTLTNELDRAGLISFGSSIKIKYELAIMNSTNKEDLEDEIDDITTSGQTNIYDAIIATNDLLNDSPRQNVPKVQILLTDGAHNYPTTRPDSDFEDLAEDTRDQGITIFTIGLGVDTNEERLGMIANITGGRFFYAPTSDDLPEIFRDIARMLALVGTDIVVTERIPDYLTYNEDASKDPDERNDFVAVPLGVSDSRPLLELKWNVGRMWLRDEWNVTYTVKAEDAVDTSGIVSFSQITYKTREGQSVTIDLYQGLVFHNISLTDLIIDPTNVIQGDVINITATVDSEGMIQDTFPVDIRYDSTLLNRQTVTLSPGESKNVTYSWNTTGVEVREYNITVTADPDENIWEQDRSDNTDKDEVRISTQSNLIIFLLIGLFFLIIAVAGVIGGYLYETKGRRSQPDYRWYFAGCSLRAISKLAKSSNLIKVR; encoded by the coding sequence ATGCAATCTAAATCTAGTAGAAAAATAGCTGTGATTCTCGCATCAATTTTGATAATCTCATCATTACATGTCCCTTATGCGTTTTCGCAAACAAATTTGACTCCTAATAGAACGACATCCCCTACCCGTGTTATGGAAGATGAAACTATAAGGATCACTATTGAACTGGAGGGTGCAGGGGATATATCTGCATCACCTGTTGATACAATGATGGTTATAGATAAATCAGCCAGCATGGCTGGCGATAAGATCGCTGATGCCAAGACTGCTGCAAAAGCCCTTCTTACACTTACCAATGAATTAGATAGGGCTGGTCTAATATCCTTTGGCAGTAGTATAAAAATCAAATATGAATTGGCAATTATGAACTCGACTAATAAAGAGGATTTAGAAGACGAGATCGATGACATCACAACTAGTGGGCAGACTAATATATACGATGCCATAATTGCGACCAATGACCTCCTAAATGATTCTCCTAGGCAAAATGTTCCAAAGGTACAGATTCTTCTTACAGATGGTGCCCACAATTATCCAACAACGCGTCCAGATAGTGATTTCGAAGATCTAGCTGAAGATACAAGGGATCAAGGCATCACAATATTCACAATAGGTCTAGGGGTCGACACCAACGAGGAAAGGCTTGGGATGATAGCAAATATCACAGGAGGAAGGTTCTTCTATGCTCCTACATCTGACGATCTGCCTGAGATATTCAGAGACATCGCAAGGATGTTGGCTTTGGTCGGTACAGACATCGTGGTAACAGAGAGGATCCCTGACTACTTGACCTATAATGAAGACGCATCGAAAGACCCTGATGAAAGAAATGATTTTGTAGCCGTACCATTGGGTGTTTCAGATTCGCGCCCGCTACTTGAGCTCAAATGGAATGTTGGCAGAATGTGGTTGCGGGACGAGTGGAACGTCACTTATACTGTCAAGGCGGAAGACGCTGTGGATACCAGCGGCATTGTGAGCTTCTCGCAGATAACATACAAAACTCGCGAGGGGCAGTCAGTCACAATAGACCTCTATCAGGGATTAGTTTTTCACAACATATCATTAACAGACCTGATTATAGACCCGACTAATGTGATCCAAGGCGATGTGATAAATATCACTGCTACCGTTGATAGCGAGGGCATGATTCAAGATACTTTTCCCGTTGATATAAGGTACGACAGTACGTTGTTGAACAGGCAGACCGTAACCTTGAGTCCAGGCGAGTCAAAAAACGTAACCTACTCATGGAATACTACTGGTGTGGAGGTTAGAGAGTATAACATTACGGTTACCGCGGATCCAGATGAAAATATATGGGAGCAGGACAGGTCAGATAACACAGATAAAGATGAAGTGCGAATATCTACACAAAGCAACCTGATAATCTTTTTGTTAATAGGACTCTTTTTCTTGATAATAGCTGTAGCTGGTGTAATAGGCGGTTACCTGTATGAAACAAAGGGAAGAAGATCCCAACCGGACTATAGATGGTACTTTGCTGGATGTAGCTTGCGTGCAATATCAAAACTTGCGAAAAGTTCAAATCTAATCAAAGTTCGATAA
- a CDS encoding mechanosensitive ion channel family protein produces the protein MNFGKIFKILEKEIIWLSPRIIILALVSIGLFLFSQFGYITNEQYSIFFKIWLVAYILFGAALFNRYIIPSIRELLFKLGTRYIAEIKDRVKLRRATDFYSRLFSYAIYVIAILASINLFFNLQVVWSALGTTFFLIITFFIGLLTSSVLGNLIAYEAIRQTNIISTHDMIEKKDEFFGEVMGIGAFNTSVKTTKDEIINIPNLDLVSNVFTNYSKKIPLIIYVPISLGYDIKKDVAKKLLIEAAKKTKGILKEPKPFVLILELGNYAITYEINAYIDQPLDLVTIRSNLMENIIDIFKKNRVAIVSPEYAILKIARGRELKN, from the coding sequence ATGAATTTCGGAAAAATATTTAAAATATTGGAGAAGGAGATTATATGGCTATCTCCAAGGATTATCATACTTGCTTTAGTCAGTATAGGATTGTTTCTTTTTTCTCAATTTGGATATATAACCAATGAACAATATTCAATATTTTTCAAGATTTGGCTTGTAGCATACATCTTATTTGGCGCGGCTCTATTCAATAGGTACATTATTCCTAGTATCCGTGAATTGTTATTTAAATTGGGCACTCGTTATATAGCCGAGATTAAAGATAGAGTGAAATTAAGACGCGCTACTGATTTCTATTCAAGATTATTTTCATATGCGATTTATGTAATTGCCATCCTCGCTTCAATCAATTTATTTTTTAATTTGCAGGTCGTATGGTCGGCTCTTGGTACTACATTCTTCTTAATCATAACCTTCTTCATAGGATTGTTAACATCTTCAGTTTTGGGAAATCTGATAGCGTATGAGGCCATCCGTCAGACAAATATTATTTCTACACATGATATGATCGAAAAAAAGGATGAATTTTTTGGAGAGGTTATGGGAATCGGCGCATTTAATACAAGCGTCAAGACTACCAAAGACGAAATAATCAACATACCAAATCTGGATTTAGTGAGTAATGTTTTTACAAATTATAGTAAAAAGATACCTTTGATTATATATGTACCGATTAGTTTAGGCTATGATATAAAGAAGGATGTTGCTAAGAAATTATTAATCGAAGCTGCTAAAAAAACTAAAGGCATTCTAAAAGAACCCAAACCTTTCGTTCTTATTCTGGAATTGGGTAATTATGCAATAACGTATGAAATAAATGCATATATTGATCAGCCTCTTGACCTCGTGACTATTAGATCAAACCTTATGGAGAATATAATCGACATTTTTAAAAAGAATAGAGTTGCGATAGTCAGTCCGGAATATGCTATCCTAAAGATCGCCAGAGGTCGAGAACTAAAGAATTAA
- a CDS encoding multiheme c-type cytochrome: protein MSNAEESIIAVQAQQMKGNYTGQDCINCHVTTMPGLVQSWNMSKHAQNEIYCDTCHGQNHEALVMPTETPCKSCHPQRVEQFVEGKHHLAWLAMEVVAENVLQINETIKWKGCGYCHRIGASGDIPNWGPSTPGVADTPGAKCDSCHTRHTFSVIEARKPEACRTCHMGFDHPTYEMFISSKHGIIYDTRGENYTWDYPYNEQWPNQAPVCITCHMDNGDHNSITAYGFYGLLGPGVGPLADDPEWAEDNAEVLKGLAVLTPEGEPGVLLDVVKDLRIARLSDEEFQSVRQKEIQICSRCHSESYIDKQFTQYEATTKESIHLLAEGVRLVAELYEEGVIQKPETYPYNYPFMLAFYTSPTPIEQDLYLMLEQWHNRMFQGAFHESSDYMHWEGYAPMREHLVKMRAEAERMRQGEPVIPAQVSPPILETIAIIALIIALAAIILTYRVGRKSKRPH from the coding sequence TTGAGCAATGCAGAAGAGAGCATTATTGCAGTTCAGGCCCAGCAGATGAAGGGCAATTATACTGGTCAAGATTGCATAAATTGTCATGTAACAACTATGCCTGGATTGGTCCAATCTTGGAATATGAGTAAACATGCTCAAAACGAAATCTATTGTGATACCTGCCATGGCCAGAATCATGAAGCTTTAGTAATGCCAACTGAAACGCCATGTAAATCATGCCATCCCCAAAGGGTTGAGCAATTCGTTGAAGGAAAACATCATCTGGCATGGCTTGCAATGGAGGTCGTAGCCGAGAATGTGCTGCAAATAAATGAAACAATAAAGTGGAAGGGTTGCGGTTACTGCCATAGAATTGGAGCGTCAGGAGACATTCCAAATTGGGGACCAAGTACACCTGGTGTCGCTGATACGCCTGGAGCAAAATGCGACTCTTGCCATACTAGGCATACATTCTCTGTTATTGAGGCTAGAAAACCAGAGGCATGTAGAACCTGTCACATGGGATTTGACCACCCAACTTATGAAATGTTCATAAGCTCAAAGCATGGCATAATCTATGATACAAGAGGAGAAAACTATACTTGGGATTATCCTTATAACGAACAGTGGCCCAATCAAGCCCCAGTTTGTATCACATGTCATATGGACAACGGAGATCATAATTCTATCACAGCCTATGGTTTTTATGGCCTACTAGGCCCTGGTGTTGGGCCTTTAGCAGATGATCCAGAGTGGGCAGAAGATAATGCTGAAGTTTTAAAAGGTCTCGCAGTTCTCACCCCTGAAGGCGAACCAGGCGTTCTTCTTGATGTTGTAAAGGATTTGAGAATAGCTAGATTATCAGATGAAGAATTCCAAAGTGTGAGGCAGAAAGAAATACAGATTTGCTCTAGATGCCACTCAGAGTCGTATATAGATAAACAGTTTACACAATATGAAGCTACAACTAAGGAGTCAATTCATTTGCTTGCAGAAGGTGTAAGATTAGTCGCAGAGCTGTACGAGGAGGGGGTGATCCAGAAGCCAGAGACTTATCCATACAACTATCCATTTATGCTTGCTTTCTATACCTCTCCTACCCCTATAGAGCAAGATCTCTACTTAATGCTAGAACAATGGCATAACCGAATGTTCCAAGGTGCTTTCCATGAGAGCTCGGATTACATGCATTGGGAAGGATATGCTCCGATGAGGGAACATCTGGTCAAAATGAGAGCAGAAGCAGAACGTATGAGACAGGGAGAACCAGTAATACCTGCTCAAGTGAGCCCTCCAATTCTAGAAACAATAGCGATTATAGCTCTTATAATAGCTTTAGCTGCAATAATTCTGACTTATAGAGTTGGTAGAAAGAGTAAACGCCCTCATTAA
- a CDS encoding transcription initiation factor IIB: protein MSVKSKPRKCPECGNSNLMRDYDIAEIVCIECGYVIDEKIIDTKPEWRAFDDEQRAKRTRVGAPITYTIHDKGLSTTIDWKDKRSIGGKISSKQRLELYALRKRQRQIRVLDATERNLAVALSQLSKLSSALNLPRSIVETASVIYREAVKKKISRGRSIHSIIAATIYLSCRKCGIPRTLEEIATASSLNRKDLARSYRFIIKELDSFVPLLKSSSHASRLSNKLAISGTAEIIAIKILGAAKKMKLTSGRGPLGIVAAATYLATVLTNERKPQREIAEVANVTEVTIRNRYKELLEKLLIEIEL from the coding sequence ATCTCGGTAAAGAGTAAACCAAGGAAATGCCCCGAATGTGGCAACTCGAATTTGATGAGAGATTATGACATCGCGGAAATTGTTTGCATCGAATGTGGCTATGTAATAGACGAAAAGATTATAGACACTAAACCAGAGTGGAGAGCTTTTGACGACGAACAAAGAGCTAAAAGAACACGCGTGGGCGCGCCAATAACTTACACCATTCATGATAAAGGTTTGTCGACCACCATAGATTGGAAAGATAAAAGATCAATAGGTGGAAAAATATCTTCTAAGCAGAGATTGGAGCTTTATGCTCTCAGAAAGCGGCAGAGACAAATTCGTGTTCTCGATGCTACTGAGAGAAATTTGGCTGTAGCACTATCGCAGCTTAGTAAACTTTCATCTGCCTTAAATCTCCCAAGGAGTATAGTGGAAACGGCTTCCGTGATATACCGGGAAGCCGTTAAGAAGAAAATAAGCCGCGGCAGGTCCATCCATAGTATAATAGCAGCTACTATTTACTTGTCATGCAGGAAGTGCGGGATCCCAAGAACGTTGGAGGAGATAGCCACTGCTTCCAGCTTAAATAGGAAAGATTTAGCGAGAAGTTATAGGTTCATAATCAAAGAATTGGATTCTTTTGTACCACTATTGAAAAGTAGCAGTCATGCTTCCAGACTTTCAAATAAATTAGCAATTTCAGGTACGGCTGAGATTATAGCTATAAAGATACTTGGGGCTGCCAAGAAAATGAAGCTAACCAGCGGTCGGGGACCTCTAGGCATAGTAGCTGCAGCTACTTATCTTGCAACAGTGCTCACTAATGAAAGAAAGCCGCAGAGAGAGATAGCAGAAGTGGCCAACGTTACGGAGGTAACTATTAGAAATCGGTATAAAGAGCTCTTGGAAAAATTGTTGATTGAGATAGAACTATAA
- a CDS encoding rhodanese-like domain-containing protein, giving the protein MFSHKIKVLLIIFTLCSMISIETGFRTRIFVQAENSVDNGDIEKVRIVDRDALKKKIDENEDFVLFDARTLKSYEKEHIIGAISLPVNEAEVRVGTIIPDKNKEIIVYCSSKYCPESSLLVEILVDLGYTNVAHYEGGIDDWKEVGYPTEKNERARLPVDAQQDYTIISNEIDSTVVFDGKWTTDEEWKNGTPISMRFNPTAQNVGLINNGTVYCQIKRDGEELFVLIDAVSSPDPSGNYTSGWDFYGVCIDSNNEKSEYPMKDDLIISLTWLLQNGSYWVMNGFGRVTEPGWDAANARKDPVYLKHSISSSPLSEKPHVVCELAIPLEDMGDEIGFGVVAINFSNKTINTWPDNFVDGSPKTWGTVIINKTTEIIETPISIQTTKPAQNQTAPPPTEEIDKNGSMNIWESLSSQTIFILIIGVILVVAIIFIARKLLKRKK; this is encoded by the coding sequence ATGTTTTCGCATAAAATTAAGGTTTTACTTATCATTTTCACTTTATGCTCTATGATTTCAATCGAAACAGGTTTTAGGACAAGGATATTTGTACAAGCTGAGAATAGTGTGGATAATGGCGACATTGAAAAAGTAAGAATAGTGGATAGAGACGCTTTAAAGAAAAAGATCGATGAAAATGAAGATTTTGTTCTATTTGATGCGCGTACCTTAAAGAGTTACGAAAAAGAGCATATAATAGGCGCGATATCTCTTCCTGTCAATGAGGCTGAAGTTAGGGTCGGGACCATCATCCCAGATAAGAATAAAGAGATAATTGTTTATTGCAGTAGTAAATATTGTCCTGAAAGTTCTCTTTTAGTGGAAATACTTGTTGATTTGGGCTATACAAATGTAGCGCATTATGAGGGGGGAATCGATGATTGGAAAGAGGTAGGATATCCAACAGAGAAAAATGAGCGCGCGCGCTTACCTGTAGATGCTCAACAAGATTACACAATAATCTCTAATGAAATAGATTCGACTGTAGTTTTTGATGGAAAATGGACTACTGATGAAGAATGGAAAAATGGAACTCCAATATCTATGAGATTTAATCCTACTGCGCAAAATGTTGGCCTCATAAATAACGGTACGGTATATTGTCAAATAAAGCGTGATGGTGAGGAATTATTCGTTCTGATCGATGCTGTTTCATCCCCAGATCCTTCTGGGAATTATACATCTGGATGGGATTTCTATGGAGTGTGTATCGACTCTAATAATGAAAAGTCTGAATACCCGATGAAAGACGATTTAATTATTTCATTGACTTGGTTACTTCAAAATGGGAGCTACTGGGTAATGAATGGTTTTGGTAGAGTTACAGAGCCTGGATGGGATGCGGCAAATGCAAGAAAAGATCCTGTATACCTAAAACACTCAATTAGTTCATCACCATTGTCTGAGAAACCCCATGTAGTATGCGAATTAGCCATTCCATTAGAAGATATGGGTGATGAAATTGGTTTTGGAGTAGTTGCTATTAATTTTTCAAACAAAACCATTAATACGTGGCCAGACAATTTTGTGGACGGTTCACCCAAAACTTGGGGAACTGTGATTATTAACAAAACAACCGAAATCATTGAGACACCAATTTCTATTCAAACAACTAAACCAGCTCAAAATCAAACTGCACCTCCTCCAACTGAAGAAATCGATAAGAATGGTTCGATGAATATTTGGGAATCTCTCTCTTCACAAACAATTTTCATATTAATTATTGGTGTTATACTGGTTGTCGCGATTATTTTTATAGCTAGGAAATTACTAAAAAGAAAGAAATGA
- a CDS encoding ATP-binding protein: MEITSYMILLIGLSITQSVAAFYILLQPNKFKSPYRVGAMIMLAGAIWLLASTLEVGSDNLQIKLLFRKTQYIGVVMVPIMWFILALQLTHRENWLKRRNLVLLIVIPIATLLIIFTNDFHGLYWSSIALNAINPFFLLIIEPGLWFGFFLTYSYILILVGTIVFIQGIIQSNPLYRRQATPLLLVVLIPWIFNMITYFYPDAFPYFDPTPLAVTICTPILIWRLISLRATDIMPMAHGIIFNRMRDAVILLDSKNNIVEMNSSTEKLIGRRFSEVIGQPIEKVWIEWSGLAEDFSNRTEINKEVVFGKGDDQRIYDLRMSFLTGIIDRLGGRLIIMRDITERNRAEKAMRRAKEEETRMRIMDRLISTATHELRTPLVSIKGYLDRVISGKVGLLPEKVASELEVVKRNTDRLLSLTNDLLDVRRMESGKLELNIKPMDLQEIIQNCTREIQPFIEQKKQRFNLKVPKGRLSIQGDIVRLSQALMNLLDNASKFTPEGGKIVLNVVAMKKSIQVQIKDTGIGIRKKDLERIFEPFVNIEKSIYFKGTGLGLSVTKGLVEAHGGKIWAESSGEGKGATFSFTLPKLEIV, encoded by the coding sequence TTGGAAATTACATCATACATGATCCTATTAATAGGATTATCTATTACACAAAGCGTAGCGGCATTCTACATTCTTTTGCAACCTAATAAGTTTAAGAGTCCTTATCGAGTGGGGGCAATGATAATGCTAGCTGGTGCTATTTGGCTACTAGCGTCCACGCTGGAGGTGGGGAGCGATAACCTTCAGATCAAGCTTCTATTTAGGAAAACGCAATACATTGGCGTTGTTATGGTGCCTATTATGTGGTTTATCCTTGCGTTACAGCTTACCCATCGCGAGAATTGGTTGAAACGTCGTAACTTAGTACTTTTAATTGTAATACCCATCGCTACCTTGTTAATAATTTTCACTAATGATTTTCATGGCCTATACTGGAGTTCCATTGCATTGAATGCCATTAATCCATTCTTTTTACTGATTATCGAACCTGGTTTATGGTTTGGGTTCTTTTTGACGTATTCATATATATTAATTCTAGTAGGTACCATTGTATTTATCCAAGGCATAATTCAATCAAACCCCCTCTATCGCCGGCAAGCAACGCCTTTGCTATTGGTGGTGCTTATTCCTTGGATATTTAATATGATTACATACTTCTATCCAGATGCTTTTCCTTACTTCGACCCAACACCGTTAGCAGTTACTATATGTACTCCGATACTAATATGGAGGCTAATTTCTTTACGTGCGACAGATATTATGCCAATGGCGCATGGGATTATATTTAACAGAATGAGAGATGCGGTTATTTTGTTGGACTCGAAGAACAATATTGTGGAAATGAATTCTTCTACTGAAAAATTGATAGGCCGTAGATTTTCGGAAGTCATTGGGCAACCTATAGAAAAGGTATGGATTGAATGGTCTGGTCTAGCAGAAGACTTCTCCAATAGAACCGAGATAAACAAGGAAGTTGTGTTTGGTAAAGGAGATGACCAACGTATCTACGATTTGCGCATGTCCTTTCTGACCGGTATTATCGATCGGCTTGGTGGCAGACTTATTATAATGCGTGACATCACTGAACGCAATCGAGCGGAAAAGGCTATGAGAAGAGCCAAAGAGGAGGAAACACGCATGCGAATTATGGATCGATTGATTTCTACTGCTACCCATGAGCTTAGAACGCCTCTTGTATCGATCAAAGGTTACTTAGATCGTGTTATTTCAGGAAAGGTAGGCTTACTACCTGAGAAAGTTGCTTCAGAGCTAGAGGTGGTGAAGCGAAATACTGATCGCCTTCTTAGTTTAACCAACGATCTGTTAGATGTCCGACGCATGGAATCTGGAAAGTTAGAACTAAACATTAAGCCTATGGACTTACAAGAAATTATTCAGAATTGCACAAGGGAAATTCAACCATTCATTGAACAAAAAAAACAAAGATTTAACTTGAAAGTTCCAAAGGGTCGCTTATCCATCCAAGGGGATATTGTCAGACTCAGTCAAGCTCTAATGAATCTGTTAGACAACGCCTCCAAATTTACTCCTGAAGGTGGAAAAATAGTACTTAATGTTGTAGCTATGAAGAAAAGTATTCAAGTTCAAATAAAAGATACGGGCATAGGCATTAGGAAAAAGGATCTTGAGAGGATTTTTGAACCTTTTGTGAATATCGAAAAATCTATTTATTTTAAAGGTACTGGCTTAGGCCTCAGTGTCACCAAGGGACTCGTGGAGGCTCATGGTGGCAAAATATGGGCTGAGTCATCAGGTGAAGGAAAAGGAGCTACATTTTCCTTTACTTTGCCTAAACTGGAGATTGTTTAA
- a CDS encoding aminotransferase class V-fold PLP-dependent enzyme, whose protein sequence is MSTDDVFFDRYANTSTGISDTDIRTLRAMTRRFNLHTKEFHQYWNETKELLKRVFQTKNTMIGITGSIRIGFDAILSNVIEPGDKVVALTNGYWGDYIPRVIKSFRGEPVIYQEDPRIPLDLTKVQDILRQNNDAKAVAVVHVETDTGIANNISKIGEIVRKEFDALYIVDCATSMGGMEVKVDDWKIDFCFSGSHKCLTAPVGLAFISISEKGWNVIENRKTPIFGQYNDLIPWKEPLKMECEPPIPTMVIHAVRATLDWILSLDLKEIFKMHKVAAEALRCGLIDMGLQVFPDCSRCDGCNSNNRFCSDVVTTIPYPQGVKSADVERIMGERYHLSVTSVPYRPDCIQFGTINELQMSPDYILKLLTTLGLTFSEIGVDINLEKGIKRANRILFE, encoded by the coding sequence TTGTCTACAGATGATGTATTTTTCGATAGATACGCGAACACAAGCACGGGTATTTCTGATACTGATATCAGAACGCTTCGAGCAATGACTAGACGTTTTAACCTTCATACGAAAGAATTCCATCAATATTGGAATGAAACAAAAGAATTGCTGAAGAGAGTATTTCAGACAAAGAATACAATGATTGGCATTACAGGCTCTATTAGAATCGGTTTTGATGCTATCTTAAGCAATGTAATTGAGCCTGGAGATAAAGTAGTTGCTCTAACCAACGGATATTGGGGCGATTACATTCCAAGAGTGATCAAATCATTTAGAGGCGAGCCTGTAATCTATCAGGAAGATCCCAGGATTCCATTGGATTTGACCAAAGTCCAAGATATTCTAAGACAAAACAACGACGCAAAAGCAGTTGCAGTCGTACATGTTGAGACAGATACAGGAATTGCAAACAATATTTCCAAAATAGGCGAAATTGTAAGAAAAGAATTCGATGCTCTCTATATTGTTGATTGCGCGACTTCTATGGGAGGAATGGAAGTTAAGGTTGATGATTGGAAAATAGACTTTTGTTTTTCAGGTTCACATAAATGTCTAACTGCACCCGTTGGTCTGGCTTTTATTTCAATTAGTGAAAAAGGATGGAATGTCATAGAAAATAGAAAAACTCCGATTTTTGGTCAATATAACGACTTAATTCCTTGGAAAGAACCTTTGAAAATGGAATGTGAGCCCCCGATACCGACAATGGTGATACACGCTGTCAGAGCTACTTTAGATTGGATATTATCACTAGATCTAAAAGAGATTTTCAAAATGCATAAAGTCGCTGCTGAAGCTTTAAGGTGTGGACTTATTGATATGGGTTTACAGGTTTTTCCTGATTGCTCCAGATGTGATGGATGTAATTCGAATAATAGATTCTGTAGCGATGTCGTAACGACTATACCATACCCTCAGGGAGTTAAATCAGCAGATGTCGAAAGGATTATGGGTGAAAGATACCATCTTTCAGTGACTTCAGTTCCTTATAGACCAGATTGCATCCAGTTTGGCACTATCAATGAATTGCAGATGTCACCCGATTATATTCTGAAGCTATTAACAACACTAGGATTAACTTTTTCAGAAATCGGAGTTGACATTAATCTAGAGAAGGGAATAAAAAGAGCAAATAGAATCCTCTTTGAGTAG
- a CDS encoding cupin domain-containing protein codes for MEGKKRYLIRPEDRMDAPVPEMGEITRQIIVDGSTVGAKELTFAYARIEPKAAGRATEKKHCHPNAELVAYIVSGKGLVEVEDQRFNVKAGDSVWVPKGGAHWFYNAFDEPWEVIFVYSRSSLKEAGLKVLE; via the coding sequence ATGGAGGGTAAGAAAAGATATTTAATTAGGCCTGAAGACCGTATGGACGCGCCTGTTCCAGAGATGGGTGAAATAACTAGACAGATTATAGTGGATGGGAGCACTGTGGGGGCTAAAGAGTTAACTTTTGCATATGCCCGTATTGAACCTAAAGCAGCTGGTAGAGCAACAGAAAAAAAACATTGCCATCCAAATGCCGAATTAGTAGCCTATATAGTCTCTGGTAAAGGTTTAGTCGAAGTGGAGGATCAAAGATTCAATGTGAAAGCCGGAGATTCTGTTTGGGTTCCCAAAGGTGGTGCCCATTGGTTCTACAATGCCTTTGACGAACCTTGGGAAGTTATATTTGTATATTCAAGATCCTCATTGAAAGAGGCTGGATTAAAAGTCCTAGAATGA
- a CDS encoding SdpI family protein, with amino-acid sequence MALRKYESIILLLILVSFVLGIFYYPKMPDKMASHWNELGQVDGYMTKFWGLFLMPFVSISLLLLFIIIPKIDPLKVNIEKFRGYYNRFMVLLIVFFSYIHLLTIAWNLGFRFNLLQFLIPALAFLFYYTGILVENAKRNWFVGIRTPCTLSNEKVWDKTHKIGGKLFKITGIIALLGIFFVDYAIFFIIIPVLGVAVYSIIYSYMEYQKVNKK; translated from the coding sequence ATGGCTCTAAGAAAATATGAGTCGATAATTCTTCTATTAATTCTAGTTTCATTTGTTTTAGGGATCTTTTATTACCCTAAAATGCCTGATAAAATGGCTTCTCACTGGAATGAGCTAGGGCAAGTTGACGGCTATATGACAAAATTCTGGGGTCTTTTTTTAATGCCCTTTGTTTCCATTAGTCTATTATTGCTTTTTATCATCATTCCCAAAATAGATCCGCTAAAAGTGAATATTGAGAAATTTAGAGGATATTATAATCGGTTTATGGTTTTGCTGATCGTCTTTTTCTCATACATTCATCTTTTAACTATCGCATGGAATTTAGGATTTAGGTTTAACCTATTACAGTTTTTAATTCCAGCATTAGCCTTCCTCTTCTATTACACTGGAATCTTAGTTGAAAATGCAAAAAGAAATTGGTTTGTAGGGATTAGAACACCCTGTACCTTAAGCAATGAAAAAGTATGGGATAAAACACATAAAATCGGAGGTAAACTCTTTAAGATCACGGGAATAATCGCTCTTTTAGGGATTTTTTTTGTTGATTATGCAATTTTTTTTATAATTATTCCTGTATTGGGAGTGGCGGTCTATTCAATTATTTATTCATACATGGAATATCAAAAAGTTAACAAAAAATGA
- a CDS encoding zinc-ribbon domain-containing protein has translation MPYCRQCGEKNPQDAAFCISCGAKARATSTKSTSSTDSAPKTQLDAPRKKKHASLAAILSFLIGGLGHFYLGEWKRGALWFIALIIIALVLYYILNSTGTFIALIFNVICGLDARKIAVKKYS, from the coding sequence ATGCCTTATTGTAGACAATGCGGAGAGAAAAATCCTCAGGATGCTGCTTTCTGTATAAGTTGCGGAGCAAAGGCCAGAGCTACTTCCACCAAATCTACATCCTCAACTGATTCTGCTCCTAAAACACAATTGGATGCACCTAGAAAAAAGAAGCATGCTTCATTAGCCGCCATTCTAAGTTTTCTGATAGGTGGATTAGGGCATTTCTATCTAGGAGAATGGAAGAGGGGCGCATTGTGGTTTATTGCATTGATAATCATAGCGCTAGTACTTTATTATATATTGAATTCTACTGGCACTTTTATTGCATTAATATTTAACGTTATCTGTGGTTTAGACGCTAGAAAAATCGCTGTAAAGAAATATTCTTAA